The nucleotide sequence GGAATTTTTAACTATTCCTTTTTATTAAGACATTTGATACTCTTTCACCATGTTCACCAttttaagaaataaaataaaaaatttataatAGTCAGAATAATCAACATAAAAACATTTTCCTGATTCTAAGATACGTGCGGTAATCATAATATTTGCAGCAACAAAATAAATCTGACGCCGACCCACAATGATAGAAGCAATTACCTTCGTGGTTGCATACCTTCGCACTGGAAGCGAACAAACAGGCCACCCGATAACAGCAGTTGATCCACCGCAATGAGACCGAAGGCCTCAGCAAATCAGTCACCTGAAGCGTCAGCCCATCAGGCACTCCTATAAATATCATCACAAAGCGGGCATTAGTTTGTGAGGCGTATCGTACCAAACAACACAACCTGAAGTAATAAAGACACATAAAAAAACATGGTGACACCATATCAACACCAATCAGTGTAAACATTGTGGTAGAAGGTCTCGGCAATGTCACAAAACAACGAAAGATGTATGAATCGGACAATCTCAGGTTAATCCCCGTGAAGTAACCCACTCAATCGTTTCTCATTTCGGAACACACACTGTCTCTCCGTATGCCTTCGCGACAAACACAAAGGCTCGAAACTTCCACCACTAACAACATCAGACTCGACTCTCTTCAGGCTGAAAAAACTGAATGTCGACCACCAAACAAACAGACCACCCAATTTAAGTCTAATCGGTCAATAAAGAGGCTTAAGTCTTTGATATGTATCATTTAAAAAGGGACCAACCAAAATATAATTTCGTTATTACACACAAAACACATACACTAATAACATAAAATCAATTAGGCAACATCATAAATAATCATGTCATTAAATTAATAGAACCATGTAAACCATTCCAGAATCAaagataatttaattaaaataggttAACCTAATCATATATCGTGACTTACATATTCCAGGATTGATTATCGTTCCGCGTCTAGTATTTCAATAGGCCTTCATCTCCGCATCCCGTATTTCGCCATGTCTTGTATTTTATTATACCAAATTCTGTTcagatttgattcaaaaattaaCAAATCGTAACTGAGGAACAAAATTACGTGTTTGATGTCGAAATTAACAAATTTAGGTTGAAATTTTttgaaattgaaaaataaaaagaaaaaaaaacgcttaATCTGAGTATAAGATATACAAACGATCTAATTAAAAAAATTGAAACTAAGATACCATACCATATACGTCTCGCTGCATCCTTTAATTGAAGAAAAAATTGAAAACTAACATATCTTACAAAAAACGTCTCGCTGCATCCTTGAATCGATTGTTTATGTTTCGCTAAATAGATTTAAAAGGAAGAGAGCAAAGAGCATAAGTCAGGCGTGGAGGAAGGTATGGGTTGAGGAGGGTATGGTTGGAAGGTATGGTGGATGTCCAATAAGTGAGACTTCTTCCGGTTTTTCTTTCCCTCCTTTTTTTTATACTTAAAAGCCCAAAATAGTTGTGTGTGAAAGTAGTGTGTGTAGATGGTGAACAGTAAGAGTTTGTGATAGGAAGAGTGCCAAGTAGACCAATGAAAAGTCAAAAAAACACACTATTAGTATGTGTATAATATTTGACACGTATCTTATGTTTTGATCGCATTAACTTCCTATGATCTTAGACTATCTCATTTTGTAAATGTCATTCTAGACATTAGATCTTGAAATATCATTATTGAACTACCAATAATTAAATACTTTATATTAAGTGtacttttataaaatttatttatatgtatcactacttaatgtttttattttttattcattTACATTTATTTTAAATCTATATCTAATTATGTACTGTATTCATTAACTTTTAAGCCCTGCGAATAAAAAACtagttactatcattatcattataaaagaTAATGttacaaaattaaataaatatacaaaaagttataacaAAAAATgtgaaaatataataataattacaacttTAGGACATGCTCAAAGTACATGAACTGTTGGGCATATGTTCTCTCTTTTTTCTCTTCTTCAATTGATTTTCCAGGAGTAAAAGAGACATTTAACTCGTttataaaaaaaaactataaacataGGTGAAAATTGGAAGGAAAAAAATGTCAAATTTATCCACAAAAAAATACAAAACAGCTGAAGAAAAAAAAGAAGTTCATAAAtccaaaaaaaaagttttttttttcttctcaaaaATCATTCCTCAAATATGCTCTCAAGATGAGGCCTCCATTCTCCGGCTTGAACCGTCCGGCGAGCTCTCCGATGTCCTGGCTTCTTTCGTTccgatacaacaacaacatcagacAAATTTATAGGAAGAACATTTTCGCCCAATGACTCGTCACAAACTTTTTTAACCTTTTTCGCAACCTTTTGTTTTGCAAGCCTTTTATTTTCTGGGACAGAAGAAGATGGTATCAAAAAATAAATGCTCCCTCTTTTAAGCTCGGAACTATTTGATAAAATCAAGATTTTTCTCACTACACCTTGTGAACATGGTTTACTTAATACATGATTTGGGTAGTTTTTTAGAACTTCACCAACGGTCACACAACGTGTGATTTCTTCAACATAACCATTTAAATGTACGATTCTAATTATATCAAGTGCACCACAAGGAAGTACACAAGCCAAACAACATCGTAAACTATTTCCCATGTCGATCAATGAGTCGATGACCGATGATATTATCGATGTTTATAAAATGATTAATGAATCTCAAGAACCTTGGTTTAAATTTGTGTTTGGTTATGAAGAAAAGTGATGAAGAAAATGAATTTATAGATGGATGACCGTACTCGAGATCATGGGATTGGGGAGTTATTGTGGCGATGAAATCGGAAATGACAATAATGACCTTGGTAAGGTAGTGCATATTTCTTGGATCTTACATTATTTATGCCGTTAAAATagttatacggagtattatataattaaatgaAAAGTGTaagtgtatatttaatttgtgtgatTAGTTGTGGTCATGATTGGTTCCAGATTTTCAATAATACAGACACTTAGATTATAGGTATTTATGCTAAATTTGATATATTTTATTAGAAAACCTTCATATACGGTTTATCTATCATGTTACAATTGTTATTTCTCATATTTCTCCTAGAAGTtgataaattcatatataattgtGAAAAATTAATTACTAATTACTTAGATGAATATATAAACCAACACGACATGATATAGTTGTTGATATTCTTATATCCTTACAAGAAATTTTGAGTTTAAACTTTACAAACAACACGTTTGGTGATGGACTAACATAGTTCATAAACAGTTATGAGTGCCCGATTAAATCCCTTACATCTGAGTAAATAACCATTCTCTCTAATCTGAATAGAGAAATCTCTTATGTCTCAAACGTTTAATCAGTACGTAACATTACCAAATTTCATGGCGTTTGCAAAACGAACACTGTCACAACATCCTTAAGTCATATCGAAgttattgcattacatgaagctatccgagaatatgtataataaaataaaattagttTATATTAAAATGATTTATAATGAACATGTTGCTCTTTTTATAATGTACACTTACTTCCTTTTTACTACGTATTTGCTTATAATTTAGTTAATGTACGGACATAAAATGGTATAAGTACCACTTGGTTTGTCCTTGGAGAGTAATTAACAAGTCACGTTGTTTTTACGTTTTTCTTTTCTGGAAACAATTATTAATTTACAAGAAACATGTGAATGGTAATTATATTTATTCAAGAGATATCGAAAGAATTAATTTTATAAAATGAATTTAATATATAAGTCAATAAATCAACCAATTATTACCATAAAATATAAGCAATCGAGTTAAATACTCATACAACCATGTTCAGAACTGACTTAAACCTGACTTAAACCTTGCTTCAGTATTCTCTTGGTGGAACATAATTAGATTTTCACTCTCATTTATGTGTTGAGTGTTGTTTCTTCTCATATGTGGTGATGATATCTCACTTGTATTACTTAGAAGATATGGTTTCAAGGTTAGCTAATAATTACGGAAAATGATTGAATAACTCAAATTTAACATAAATAAAATTTTCTACACAAAGTAataagccatatatatatatatatatatatatatatatatatatatatatatatatatatatatatatatatagatatatatatatatagagagagagagagagagagagaattcaAACCGTGATCGATTAATTTCAATATATAAGTATCTCATTGTGTGAAAGTTttgggtgatgatatgtacacaacccatGTTTGTTATGTAGACAATCGGTATGCTTTACAGTGttatacagtacaacactgtaaagcatgatgattgtgtacataacaaaaatgtGTTGTGTACATATCATTCCCCAAAAGTATTTTGTGTCAAATTTATGTGACTGACACTGTAATATTGATCGATAGTTGCTCGAAAGATATGGCGTGACTTGTGTAAGggacaactgaaatgccccgttcatatacattataaacgattcacaatagttgatttcatcgcgaggtatttgacctctatatgatacattttacaaacattgcattcatttttaaaagacatgttttctttacattgaaagttgacggcatgcataccatttcataatatatccaactataattgacttaataataatcttgatgaactcaatgactcgaatgcaacgtcttttgaaatatgtcatgaatgactccaagtaatgtctctaaaatgagcaaatgcacagcggaagatttctttcatacctgagaataaacatgctttcaagtgtcaaccaaaaggttggtgagttcattagtttatcataatcattcattttcatcattttaatagaccacaagatttcatatattgtcacgcgtaactcgcgaattaaaattcattcatatggattgaacacctggtaaccgaccttaacaagatgcatatagaatatccccatcattcagggactcacttcggacatgataaatcgaagtactaaagcatccgtaacccggatggggctcgttgggcccgatagatctatctttaggattcgcgtcaattggtggcaattatcataaacaccaattcttaggctaccaagctaaaaaggggcatattcggtttgataatccaaccatagaatgtagtttcgattacttgtgtctatttcgtaaagcatttataaaaacagcgcatgtattctcagtcccaaaatatatattgcaaaagcatttaaaaagggagcaaatgaaactcacaatactgtatttcgtagtaaaaatacatatgacgacattgaacaatgcagggttggccttggattcacgaacctataacatttgtgtatatatattaatacacctaatcgtaatcgaataagtttatatatataacctattaatgatattatttttatattaataatatatttatatttcatatattccttctttataataaaatattttgttatgttatatatgtttaatatatatatttatgtatttcatttgtttatcaaaacattaGTTCTAATTatcctaagttaatattagtaaaaataatgataataacattgataatatacttatgttaataataaatctattagtgataataacaatgatattaataataatacttgtaaaaatattaattttactgttaatgatagttatgatattgattttagtaattacataataataatactcgtgaataataatacttatgttaatattaataattctattatttgtaaaaagatactaatactaatactaatattttaatatatatatatatatatatatatatatatatatatatatatataatttgtattattatcataatggtaataataataagtcttttcatcatattgatagtaatattaaagTTATAAAAGTCAATAATAATATCATGAgtgatactaatgataatagtaataaatataatacttataattatgataataataataataacaattttgacacttataataataattatgatactaataataacaataatgataataattcataataataacaataataatattaatttgcattatgatagtgataataataagtaaacttaacaataataataataaccctaattgtaactaaaatcataataataataataaatgataattactaCCTTAGTAGTTATGATAATTTTAGTAACAttgataattaataacaataataataataataacaataataataataataataataataataataataataataataataatacaaaaaaactacctcaaaaattgGCCCAAAAAGAAATATGGTGACCCtgccagggttcgaacccgagacctctcgaatacccacaAACACCCAAACCACTCGTCTGTTTCCATTTTTACTGATTAACTCAAAACCCgtttttatttaaactatattTCTGTTTCtccctttttctttcttcttcaattTAGAAATCGACCAGAGGCAGGAAATCAAACATAGCATATACCAACTGAATTGGTTTTTGGATTTATGAACTAAATGTGAACGATTCATTTGTGGTTGACTTGTATTAATagcaaacgaaaaaaaataaaaattaaaataacacCAAACCTGCTGTTCGTcgtggttttataaataaaaaaaattgattttgtaaATGATAGCGTTATAGATAAAAGTTATAACACAAAATAGATTGGAAAACATTCATGGAAACTTTTCAAATCAATAATTTTATCAGAAACTTCAAAATGAAAGCGAATTTGATGAAGAACGAGTTAGTTGACTTTTTCATTTTAATCTTTGACTCAAAAAATCGTAGTCAATAAGAAGAATTGAAgtttcaaactttgcagatagtttaactaTATGAATCCTCATaaaactgcattattagatttttaaattgattttgaaatcgtaatatgaataaaacagttGAAGAACAGGGTGTCACGCTAGCTGTTAAAAAAAACTTAATGAATTTTTAACTGAATTCATGGTATTTGGTTGTTGTAATTGATTTTGTGTAATTGTTAGTGATAGTAGAAAAATTCGAATGACTTAACAGCCTAATTTGATCGAATTTTATATGAGTGCAAGGT is from Rutidosis leptorrhynchoides isolate AG116_Rl617_1_P2 chromosome 10, CSIRO_AGI_Rlap_v1, whole genome shotgun sequence and encodes:
- the LOC139870174 gene encoding uncharacterized protein: MGNSLRCCLACVLPCGALDIIRIVHLNGYVEEITRCVTVGEVLKNYPNHVLSKPCSQGVVRKILILSNSSELKRGSIYFLIPSSSVPENKRLAKQKVAKKVKKVCDESLGENVLPINLSDVVVVSERKKPGHRRARRTVQAGEWRPHLESIFEE